In Pirellulales bacterium, the genomic stretch TCTCGGCCGTGCGGGCGGCGGCTTCCTTGATGCTTTCGACCTTGGGGCGCTTCTTCGAGGCCACGCCCACATGGACGCAGAATTCGAACTCCAGCGGACCGACCACGAGCTTGTCGCCGCTTTTGAGCTCGCATTCGCCGCGGACGCGCGCACCGTTAACCAGGGTGCCGTTCTTGCTGCCGAAATCGCGCACCGTGGTCAGGCCATCTTCGATGAGAATGGCGCAGTGGTGGCGACTGATCAAATCGCTGCGAGGGCGAAGTTGGCAGTCTTCCGCACGTCCGATGAGAAACTTCGGGCCGGCCACCGGCAATTCCTTGCCGGCGTTGGGGCCCACCAACACCTTCAGTCTAACTTCCATTTCCCGACGAAACTCCGCAGAGGTTGCGCGCAAGCACTAACGAATGAGAGCACGAACCAGAAGGACCTCTGCACAATCACGCCGGAAGAGCGTGCGTCCGAGAGAAAGGCCAGGCGGGACTACTTCGCAATATGGATATGGATGATTGGAAGCAGGCCGACTTGCCAGACCCCACAGAAAAATCACGCCCTCCGTAATACCGTCGTAAATACTTTGCCTGATACTTCGAAAATTTCAAGGGTACGAAGCGCACCTTTGTCCGCAAGCACGATTGCCCCCCGCTGTTGGCACGCTAGATACTATCAGGCGCGCGGCCAAAGGTCAAAAAACGGCCAAAAAATTCATCAGCGGGGCTATTTCGGCGAATCTGCCACCAAATTGGGCCTCTCTAATGAAGGTCCCGGCCGGGTGCCATCACCGCCGCACAAACAATCAAATTAGCGACGGCGGGTCCAGTCCAACTGGCCGTAAATTTCTTCGACCAGCCGCGCCGCCCGTCCTGTTTCCTCGACGCTGAGCCCCTCGGCCCGCCAGCAGACTTCGCACCTCCTACCGAGCCTATCGCGCCACGCGCCTTGGAGGTCGTGCGCCGGCACCACCGTTCCCCCCAAATCGCTTATGCCGAAAAGCTCCGGCGCTGCACGCGATTTCGACAGGAGGACACTACCATGCTGCAAAATGGCGCCCCGTCGGCGGCGCTGCGCACTGCCGGCGATCTTCGATTCACCCAGCAGCACGTCGCCCGCGGCGCGGCGTTGGAAGCACAGGAACGGCTCTTCGTGGGCTGACAACTTGTCGCCGCGCGGACAAATCGTCGCTGCGATGTGCCATTCGCCGAGAACCTCGACGAGCGTCTCGTGCAGCAGCTGGTACAGTTCCTGCGCCAGCGCGGCACGCGGATGCTCGGCGGGTAAGACCAGGCTATAGGTGATCTCGATATCATGGACGATCGCTCCGCCGCCGGTCGCGCGGCGCACTAGAGGGCAATCCCTGCTGGGGGCGTGCTCGTCGCGCTGGGCCGCCGCCTGAAAGTAACCGAGCGACAGAGTTGGCGCTTCCCAGCGATAGAAACGGAGAGTACACGGTCCTCCGGCGGCGACCGAATCCATCAGCGCCGCATCGACCGCCATGTTCCAGTCGCCCGCGGCCGCAGGACTCTCGATCAGTCGCCACGCGTTCATCCGGACACCACTCGCAGAATGCCACGTGAGGAACCGTCATAGTCGGCCCGTTCCCGTACTTCGGTGTCGCTTATCTGCCCTGCGAACTAAGAAGCACTAGCCGGACGTGGTTGATAAGCGTTCGGCCTTCTGTCCGCGGTTGCTCAGTAAGCTCGTCACCGGACCACGATGGCGTCATCAGGTGTGTATGCCCGCCATGAATCGCAAGCTTCGTGAGTTCGGCCTGCAGGCGCTCGATGCCTTCCTTGTCGGCTACTATGGCCAGTTCCTCATCGGTTGGATCATATTCCATTGTTAGAATCATATAGCCCTCGACCGAAGTTTCTGTTCGCTCTAAGACGCGCCCTTTTTGCCGGGCGGCAACTCGTGCGCCGCGTCCGGGGCCACCATGATCGGCTGCCGGGCGGCGCGCACTTCATCGGGGCGGCTGATCGGCGTGGTGTGCGGAGCTTCGTGCAGGAGATCCGCCGGCTCTTCGGTGATGCGGAACAAGGTCTCGGCGAACGCGTCCAGCGTCTCTTTGCTTTCCGTCTCCGTCGGCTCGACCATCAAAGCTTCGCGCACGATCGGCGGGAAATAGACCGTCGGCGCGTGAAAACCGTAATCCAAGAGCCGCTTGGCGATATCCATCGCCGAGATGTCCTTGTCGGCCTTGAGCTTCGCGGCCGAGGCCACGAACTCGTGCATGCAGCGATTGCCCTGCGGCACCGGGAAAATGTGCTTCACCCGAGCCAACAGGTAATTCGCGTTCAATACGGCGTTCTCGCTGACGCGCCGCAGCCCGTCGGGACCGTGCGAGCGGATGTAGCAATAAGCCCGCACCAGGATGCCCACATTGCCGAAAAAGCTACGCACGCGGCCGATCGACTTTGGCCGGTCGCAGTCCAACCGGTAACCGGCCCCGTCGCGCGCGACCAAAGGAACCGGCAGATACGGCGCCAGCGTGCTGGTAACCGCGATGGGACCCGCGCCAGGACCGCCGCTGCCGTGCGGACCGCTGAAGGTCTTGTGACAATTGAAGTGCATCATGTCGGCGCCAAAATCGCCGGGTCGGGTAATGCCCAAGATGGCGTTCATATTCGCGCCGTCGAGGTACAAAAGGCCGCCGGCGCCATGTACCATGTCGGCGATGCGCTTGATGTTCGGCTCGAACATGCCGAGCGTATTGGGATTCGTGATCATGAACACGGCCGTCTCTCGGTCGAGCTTGCGCTCGAGGTCTTCCAGGTCGACAAATCCCTGCGGCGTGCTTTTGACCGTGACGGCCTCGAAGCCGGCTACCGCGGCACTGGCCGGGTTGGTGCCATGGGCGCTGTCGGGCGCCAGGACCTTGGTTCGCTCTTCGCCCCGATCGCGGAAATAGGCGGCCGCCATCAACAACGACGTCAATTCCCCCTGTGCTCCTGCGGCGGGCTGCAACGAAACGGCCGGCAGACCACCGATTTCGCCCAGCATCTGCTGCAATTCGTAAAGCAGCGCCAACATCCCCTGCAGCGTCTCTTCAGGCTGATAGGGGTGCAGGTCGAGCATGCCAGGCAGCGAGGCCAGGCGCTCGTTCCTCTTCGGGTTGTGCTTCATCGTGCACGAACCAAGCGGATAGAAATGCGTGTCGACCGACATGTTCATGGTCGACAGGTTCGTGAAATGCCGCACCACGTCGGGCTCTGCCAATTCGGCCAACGGTGGCGGACCTTGGGCCAATGCCGACGGCGGCACGATCCTGGCCAGGGGCACGTCCGGAACGTCGCTGGCCGGAAAACGCGTGGCGCGCCGGCCCGGCTTGGCCAAATCAAACAAGGGCACGGTCGCACGAGTATTACGCATGGGCGGGTGCCGCCTTTCGATTGCTGCTCTTTATGGATGCGACCAGCGCGTCGATTTCGTGCCGCGTACGCTTTTCGGTGACGGCCACGAGGAAACAGTCAGCCAGCTCTGGATACCACGGCGCGAGCGGTACGCCGGCAAAGATGTCGTTCGCCGCTAATTCCGATAGGAGCGACTCCACTTGCCCGTCACGATCGCGAACCGCGAATTCCTTGAACGTCGGCCCACCAAAAGGCAGCTCCAGCCGCTCCACCGTCGCCAGTCGCTCGCGGGCGTAATGCGCCTTGCGTAGCGAGAGCTCAGCCGCTTCCCGCAGACCTTCGGGCCCAACCAGGGCCAGGTAAACCGTGGCCCGTAGCGCCAACAGGCCTTGATTGGTGCAGATGTTGCTCGTGGCCTTTTCGCGTCGAATGTGCTGTTCACGCGTTTGTAGCGTCAAAACCCAGCAGCGCCGGCCCCGGCGATCGACCGTCTGCCCGGCAATGCGTCCCGGCATGCGCCGCACCAGCCGTTCGCGACAAGCCATGATGCCCAGGTAGGGTCCGCCGAACTGCATGGGAATGCCCAGCGATTGCCCCTCGGCCACAACGATGTCGGCATCATAGTCACCCGGCCGCTTTAACAGGCCCAAGCTGATCGGATCGGCCACGACGATAAACATGGCCCCCTTGTCGTGGGCGATCTGCGCCAGCTTTTCGACTTCTTCCAAACAGCCGAAGAAATTCGGGTGCTGCACCAGCACGCAGGCCGTGTCGTCGCGCACGGCGTCGAACAAATCCTGCGGCGCGATCGCGCCCGTGGTCGTGCCGACGACGGTTTGCTCGACGCCCAGGTTTTGCAGGTACGCCGAAAGCGTTTGCCGATATTCGGGGTGTACGCTGGCGGCGGTGACAACGTGCCCCTGCCGGCCGGTGGCACTCATGCTCATCAGCACAGCTTCGGTCGCGGCCGTGGCGCCGTCGTACAGACTGGCGTTGGCCACTTCCATTCCGGTCAGGCGGCTGATCAGCGTCTGGTACTCGAAAAACGCCTGCAAGTTGCCCTGGCTCGCCTCGGCCTGGTAGGGAGTGTACGAGGTATAGAATTCGGCCCGGCCGGCAATGGCGTCGACGACCGCGGGGACGAAATGGTCGTAGCAGCCGGCGCCAAGAAAGCAGACCTTCTCGCCCGCCGCCACGTTCGCCCGGGCAAGCGCTCCCATGTGCGCGGTCAGCTCGATCTCGGTAAGCGCCGGCGGAATGGCCAGGTCCCGACGCAGCCGCAAATCGGCCGGCACCATGGCAAACAGCTCGTCCATCGAGCTGACGCCGATTGCGGCCAACATGGCCTGATGATCGTCGGGTGTGTTGAGCAAGAAAGGCATGATTCGTGTTGGTGTTGGCTATCGTTTGTTGCCGTTCGTCCGTGGTCGGGTGGTGATTTCGTTCGGCACTGGTGGGCAAGCCACCAGTGGCACCCGCCACGCGAATGTCGAAATTCAAATGCCTAGGAGAATTGCCATAGCGCCCGCGGCAATTTCACCGCGCCGCGGGCCCTTCGACATTTGTCTTTCGACATTCGTCCTTTCCCAATCAGTGCCCCTCTTCGGCGCATTGCTTCTGATAAGCGTTGTAGTCCATCAACTCGCCGAGCGACGTTTCGTCGGTGATTTTGATCTTCGCGATCCAACCCTGGCCGTACGGGTCGCTCGGCAGCGAATCGAGCTCGCCCGGCAGCGAATCGTGCACGGCCACCACCGTGCCATCGACGGGGCTGTACAGGTCGCTTACGGCTTTCACCGACTCGATCTCGCCGAACGACTCGCCCGTCTTAAGCGTACGTCCCACTTTCGGCAGTTCGATGTGTACGAGATCCGTGAGAGCCTCCAGGGCAAAGGCCGAAATGCCGACCGTCGCCACTTTTCCGCCGGACGCATCCGGCTCGATGTGGACCCATTCGTGCGATTTGGAAAACAGCAGGTTCTCGGGCTTCACGTCGGGCTTCCTTTCGTGGTTCGACGATAGAAGGGGAGCGGCACGACGCGCGCCGGCTCGGCGCGGCCGCGGATATCGATGGCAAGTTCCGTGTTGGGGTGCGCGTACTGCGGCTGCACGTAGCCCATCGCGATCGGGACTTCGAGCGTGGGTGAGAACGTGCCGCTGGTGACTTGCCCCACGACCTGGCCGGCGGCGAGGATCGAATATCCTTCGCGCGGCACGCGCTTGCCGGTCATCGTCAGGCCCACGCGATGCAAGCGGCCCGTCTGCTGCTGCAAACGCGCAAGTGCCTCGCTCCCTGAAAACGCCCGGCGGTCGAGGTTCACGGCGAAATCCAGCCCGGCCTGAAACGGGTCGATCGATTCGCTCAGCTCGTGGCCATAGAGGGGCATGCCCGCCTCGAGCCGCAATGTGTCGCGCGCGCCCAGACCCGCGGGCGTGGTGCCGCGATCGACGAGCGATTGCCAGACGCCTTCGACGGCGCGGGCGCCGAGAATCAATTCGTAGCCGTCTTCGCCTGTGTAGCCGGTACGGCTGACGATGCCGCCGTGGCCGGCGATGCGAGTTTCCGCGGCTTGATAGTATTTCAGCGTATTGACCGGCAACTCCACCAGCGGCTGCACGAGCGCGCTGGCGCGCGGCCCTTGCACGGCGATCATCGCCCAATCGAACGTGACGTCGGTAAACAGCACATCCGAAGCGAGCGGCAAGTGCGTCTCGACAAACTGCACGATTTTCGCGCGGTTGCTGGCGTTGACGACCATCAGCCAGTACGAGCCGCCACCGGCGTCGGCCAGGTGGTAGACCAGCACGTCGTCAAGAATGCCGCCCTCTTCGTTCGTAACGAGCGAGTAGCGCACCTGAGCTGGCTTCTGGTCGGTAACCCGACGAGTGACCAGGGAATCGAGAAAACCGGTCGCACCCGGTCCGTCGAAGCGCAGCCGGCCCATGTGCGAGATATCGAACAAGGTGGCCGTCGTGCGTGTGGCGGTGTGCTCGGCCACGATCGACGTGTATTGCACCGGCATCGACCAGCCGGCGAAGTCAACCATCCGCCCTCCGTGCGAGGCGTGCCAATGGAAGAGCGGTGTTTGTGCTAGCGCAGTAGCCATCGAGCTCGCTTCGGTGCGGGCGGTGAAACAATGCAACCTCCGCCGGTGCGACCTAAGCCCGATGGGCGTACGGAAGGCTGCCGAGATGCCAAAGTGCTGTCGCCCGCGGAGCAGAACGCCCGGCGGCACAGCTCTGGCGGTATTGTAGCGGTGCGGGGAATCCTTTCCAGGGTGCGCGGTCGAGAGCACGTGTTTTGCGGGCGATTGTTTACCGTCGCTTCTTCCGCTTCTTATCCTTCGCCTTGCCGCCGCCGGATTTCTTGCCTGCGTATCCGCCGCGGCCTGGTTTGCCGGCGCGGGCTGAGAGGCGCACACTGTCGCGCTTCGGCCGGGCGATCACCGGTCCGCGGTCGTCGCGCGTGACCACGCGCAGATCCAACTCGCGGCGATCGACGTCGACCCGTGCCACCGCCACGCGGATCACATCGCCGAGACGAAAGCTATTGCCCGAGCGCCGGCCTGACAGGCTGTGGGTGCGCCGGTCGAAGCTGTAAAAATCGTCGGCCAGGCTCGAGACGTGGATCATCCCCTCGGCCGGCAGTGCGATCCCTTGGGCGAACAGCCCGTACTCTTCGACGCCGGTGACCACGGCATCCATTTCTTCGCCGATCCGCTGACCGAGATAGTCGAGCAGCTTGACCTTGGTCAGCTCGCGCTCGGCCGCCTCGGCACGTCGCTCGCGGTCCGAGCAATGCTGGCCCAGCACGACCAGCTCGGTCAGGTCGTTGCGCGGCTTCTTGTTCTTGAGAATGCCGTCGATCAATCGATGGATCGTCAGGTCGGGATAACGACGAATGGGCGAGGTGAAATGGCAATAGCAATCGCTGGCCAGGGCGTAATGCCCTTCGACCTCGGGACTGTAAACTGCCTGGGCCAGGCTGCGCAGGATGGCGTAATTCACCGCCTGCCGCTCCGGCTTGTCGGCCACTTCGTTGAGCAGTCGCTGAATTTCGAAGCGGCTCTCCAGGCTGTCGGTCTGGTATCCCAACTCTTTTACGAAATCGGTCAGCGCCTTCAGCCGGCGCGGGTCGGGGGCGTGATGCACGCGGCGGAGGAAGTGCAGATCGGCCTCGGCCAGCGAGTCGGCCACGGCCTCGTTGGCCGCCAGCATGAATTCTTCGATGATCTGATGACTTTCGCTGTTCTGCTCGCGATGGGCACCCACGACGCGGCCATTCTTGTCGAGGTCGACCTTGACCGAGTCGAGCGATAGTTCGAGCGAGCCGCGTTTGAAGCGGCGTGCCCGCAGCATCATCGCCAGCTCGTGCATACGCGCGACCAGCTCGAAGACCTCGGGCGGCAGTTGCTCCTTCCACTTCTTCGGATTGGCCAGATAGTCGTCGATCTCTTCGTACGTAAAGCGGTGGCGACTGCGGATCGCTCCGGCGTGCAGATCGACCGCCACGCGAGCCCCGTCGCCGGTAAACTCGATCATCGCCGTCTTGGTGTAGCGCACACGCCCCGGCTGCAAACTGGCCAGACCATTCGAGATCACCTCGGGCAGCATCGGCAACACGCGGTCGGGCAAGTAGACGCTCGTAGCGCGCTTGTGCGCCTCGCGATCGAGAGCCGTGCCGGGCTTCACAAAGTGCGACACATCGGCAATGTGAACGCCCAACATCCAGTGCCCGTTGGAGAGTCGCAACAGCGAAATGGCATCGTCGAAGTCGCGGGCATCGACGGGATCGATCGTCACCACGACCTCGTGCGTGAAATCAGTGCGGCCGGGACCGATCGATTCGTCGAACTTGTCGGCCTCTTCCCGGGCGGCGTCCAGAACGTCTTCGCCGAAATGCTCGGGCAGATTGAATTCGCGGATGATCGACATGGTGTCGACGCCCGGATCGCCGCGTGCGCCCAGCACTTCGGTGATCACGCCTTCGCCATCGTGCAGATGGCTGGGAAAGCGGACCATCTCGAAGACGACTTTCTCGCCGACTTGCGCGTTCTTCGCGCCAGGGTCGCCGACCGTGACGGGCTTGGCGAAGACGGTGCCATCGACCTGCACCATGCCCAGCCCACCGGCTTCGAAGTACGTGCCGACGAAGGAATGGGTGTCGCGCTCCAGAACTTCGACGATCGCGCCGCGCGGATTGCGAAAGCGTCCGCCGCGATCTTTGGTCATTCGCACCAGCACCGTGTCGCCGCTGGCCGCGTCGCCGGAATCGTCGGCGGCGATGTAAATATCCTGCTCGCGCGTGTGCTCGGCGCCGACGCCGCTGGGGCGTACGAAGCCGAAACCGGCCGCGGCCCGGCGGAAGACGCCCGTGATCCGGTTTTGCGCCGGCACGCCGGCGCCGGCCTGCACCAGGTGGTTGGGGCCATAGGTCAACAGCCCGCGCTTGACCAGCTTCTTGATCGTTCGCTTTAGTTCGTGGACGTCATCCTGCGCGACGTGCAGCCGCTTCACGAGCAGCTTGGGCTTCACCGGCCGATAGTCCGATCGGTTGACGAGTTCCAGGAGTGCCTGTTCCAAATCGCCAGGCTCATCATGTGCCATGTTCTGTGTCTTGCTTTCTTAAAAAGTGTGTGCGAACACCATTCCCGCTTTCGGGGAACGGAAACAAGTAAGGGGAGCGCTCGTGGCGCTGCGGACCCTTGCTCGATGGCCACGCTCGTACAAAGCGCGGGCATAAGAGTGTTTTGAGTGAAGCCGGGCCGGCGAAGGAATCCCTGCGGTCCCGGACTGCTCTATCATACATCGCGATTGGCGCGGCGGGTCGCAAATTCGCACCACATCGCAGGCCAGACGCCTGGATTTCCCGGGTCGGCTTTGGAAAAATCGGCCCGAACACAACCCCGCGGGCGCGCACCACCCACCGCTCCGCCGATCGCTCGGGGTGGCCGAAACGTGCTACTCGGCGTTGGCTACTGGCAGCGGGTTGGATGAGAAATTTTGCCCTTTGAACAGCTTCCTGCCCAGGTTCTGATTGTACGCGGTCCACGAACTTTCCACGTTCGGATCGTCGCGCATCAACTGGTGGAAGCTGTGCATCTTGGCATCCAGGTTGTCGAGATGGTGCAAGGCGACGGCCTCCAAGGTCATGGGCAACTTCGGGCTGCCATATTCGTATTGGCCGTGATGGCTGACGATGATGTGCTTTAGCCGCAAAACCGTCTCTTCGGACAACGATTCGCCCGACAAACGCTCGGCTTCGGCGACCTTGGCTTCGAGCATGCTGACCGCCATGACAACATGGCCGATCAATTGCCCTTCATCAGAATAGCTGAACCCGCGATCGTAGTTCAGTTCGTTGATCTTGCCCATGTCGTGCAAAAAAGCGCCCATGAGTAACAGGTCGCCGTCGATCGCCGGATAGAACTCGATGATGCGCATCACGACTTCCATCAGGTTGACGACGTGCTCCAAGAGGCCGCC encodes the following:
- the rnr gene encoding ribonuclease R; this encodes MAHDEPGDLEQALLELVNRSDYRPVKPKLLVKRLHVAQDDVHELKRTIKKLVKRGLLTYGPNHLVQAGAGVPAQNRITGVFRRAAAGFGFVRPSGVGAEHTREQDIYIAADDSGDAASGDTVLVRMTKDRGGRFRNPRGAIVEVLERDTHSFVGTYFEAGGLGMVQVDGTVFAKPVTVGDPGAKNAQVGEKVVFEMVRFPSHLHDGEGVITEVLGARGDPGVDTMSIIREFNLPEHFGEDVLDAAREEADKFDESIGPGRTDFTHEVVVTIDPVDARDFDDAISLLRLSNGHWMLGVHIADVSHFVKPGTALDREAHKRATSVYLPDRVLPMLPEVISNGLASLQPGRVRYTKTAMIEFTGDGARVAVDLHAGAIRSRHRFTYEEIDDYLANPKKWKEQLPPEVFELVARMHELAMMLRARRFKRGSLELSLDSVKVDLDKNGRVVGAHREQNSESHQIIEEFMLAANEAVADSLAEADLHFLRRVHHAPDPRRLKALTDFVKELGYQTDSLESRFEIQRLLNEVADKPERQAVNYAILRSLAQAVYSPEVEGHYALASDCYCHFTSPIRRYPDLTIHRLIDGILKNKKPRNDLTELVVLGQHCSDRERRAEAAERELTKVKLLDYLGQRIGEEMDAVVTGVEEYGLFAQGIALPAEGMIHVSSLADDFYSFDRRTHSLSGRRSGNSFRLGDVIRVAVARVDVDRRELDLRVVTRDDRGPVIARPKRDSVRLSARAGKPGRGGYAGKKSGGGKAKDKKRKKRR
- the gcvPB gene encoding aminomethyl-transferring glycine dehydrogenase subunit GcvPB, with the translated sequence MRNTRATVPLFDLAKPGRRATRFPASDVPDVPLARIVPPSALAQGPPPLAELAEPDVVRHFTNLSTMNMSVDTHFYPLGSCTMKHNPKRNERLASLPGMLDLHPYQPEETLQGMLALLYELQQMLGEIGGLPAVSLQPAAGAQGELTSLLMAAAYFRDRGEERTKVLAPDSAHGTNPASAAVAGFEAVTVKSTPQGFVDLEDLERKLDRETAVFMITNPNTLGMFEPNIKRIADMVHGAGGLLYLDGANMNAILGITRPGDFGADMMHFNCHKTFSGPHGSGGPGAGPIAVTSTLAPYLPVPLVARDGAGYRLDCDRPKSIGRVRSFFGNVGILVRAYCYIRSHGPDGLRRVSENAVLNANYLLARVKHIFPVPQGNRCMHEFVASAAKLKADKDISAMDIAKRLLDYGFHAPTVYFPPIVREALMVEPTETESKETLDAFAETLFRITEEPADLLHEAPHTTPISRPDEVRAARQPIMVAPDAAHELPPGKKGAS
- the gcvH gene encoding glycine cleavage system protein GcvH — protein: MKPENLLFSKSHEWVHIEPDASGGKVATVGISAFALEALTDLVHIELPKVGRTLKTGESFGEIESVKAVSDLYSPVDGTVVAVHDSLPGELDSLPSDPYGQGWIAKIKITDETSLGELMDYNAYQKQCAEEGH
- a CDS encoding biotin/lipoate A/B protein ligase family protein, with amino-acid sequence MNAWRLIESPAAAGDWNMAVDAALMDSVAAGGPCTLRFYRWEAPTLSLGYFQAAAQRDEHAPSRDCPLVRRATGGGAIVHDIEITYSLVLPAEHPRAALAQELYQLLHETLVEVLGEWHIAATICPRGDKLSAHEEPFLCFQRRAAGDVLLGESKIAGSAQRRRRGAILQHGSVLLSKSRAAPELFGISDLGGTVVPAHDLQGAWRDRLGRRCEVCWRAEGLSVEETGRAARLVEEIYGQLDWTRRR
- the gcvPA gene encoding aminomethyl-transferring glycine dehydrogenase subunit GcvPA; amino-acid sequence: MPFLLNTPDDHQAMLAAIGVSSMDELFAMVPADLRLRRDLAIPPALTEIELTAHMGALARANVAAGEKVCFLGAGCYDHFVPAVVDAIAGRAEFYTSYTPYQAEASQGNLQAFFEYQTLISRLTGMEVANASLYDGATAATEAVLMSMSATGRQGHVVTAASVHPEYRQTLSAYLQNLGVEQTVVGTTTGAIAPQDLFDAVRDDTACVLVQHPNFFGCLEEVEKLAQIAHDKGAMFIVVADPISLGLLKRPGDYDADIVVAEGQSLGIPMQFGGPYLGIMACRERLVRRMPGRIAGQTVDRRGRRCWVLTLQTREQHIRREKATSNICTNQGLLALRATVYLALVGPEGLREAAELSLRKAHYARERLATVERLELPFGGPTFKEFAVRDRDGQVESLLSELAANDIFAGVPLAPWYPELADCFLVAVTEKRTRHEIDALVASIKSSNRKAAPAHA
- a CDS encoding FHA domain-containing protein, with amino-acid sequence MEVRLKVLVGPNAGKELPVAGPKFLIGRAEDCQLRPRSDLISRHHCAILIEDGLTTVRDFGSKNGTLVNGARVRGECELKSGDKLVVGPLEFEFCVHVGVASKKRPKVESIKEAAARTAESSGGQPSIDNVEDWIKPTEEEAKNDTRRFTLNETEEIDLKSSETQVGPFVPPQTVPQPPVPAPHAKTGKAPPGKLPPIPAKTTGDSGQAASDVLNKFFKRR
- the gcvT gene encoding glycine cleavage system aminomethyltransferase GcvT → MATALAQTPLFHWHASHGGRMVDFAGWSMPVQYTSIVAEHTATRTTATLFDISHMGRLRFDGPGATGFLDSLVTRRVTDQKPAQVRYSLVTNEEGGILDDVLVYHLADAGGGSYWLMVVNASNRAKIVQFVETHLPLASDVLFTDVTFDWAMIAVQGPRASALVQPLVELPVNTLKYYQAAETRIAGHGGIVSRTGYTGEDGYELILGARAVEGVWQSLVDRGTTPAGLGARDTLRLEAGMPLYGHELSESIDPFQAGLDFAVNLDRRAFSGSEALARLQQQTGRLHRVGLTMTGKRVPREGYSILAAGQVVGQVTSGTFSPTLEVPIAMGYVQPQYAHPNTELAIDIRGRAEPARVVPLPFYRRTTKGSPT
- a CDS encoding HD domain-containing protein, translating into MPRRYVNQLGHQEAVDQIFLASQKQLRPNRNGNLYLQVELSDRTGSISARMWNASESDYRNFDDGDFVRVEGSTQLYQGALQLIAANVCKARFEEVDPADFMPLTPAEIDRLAVRLGELLRSMSNPQLVTLAECFLMDDDFMKRFMKSPAGVKNHHAYIGGLLEHVVNLMEVVMRIIEFYPAIDGDLLLMGAFLHDMGKINELNYDRGFSYSDEGQLIGHVVMAVSMLEAKVAEAERLSGESLSEETVLRLKHIIVSHHGQYEYGSPKLPMTLEAVALHHLDNLDAKMHSFHQLMRDDPNVESSWTAYNQNLGRKLFKGQNFSSNPLPVANAE